Part of the candidate division WOR-3 bacterium genome is shown below.
GTGGTCCGCAGGACCAAGCGCCAGTTGATCGCCGACGTCTCCCGAGCCGCGGAACAGGAATCCTGCGACATCTACCAGTGTCTCGATCCCTGGACGCTGCGAACCGGGTTCACGCTCAAACGTCGCAGAGCCGGCAGAAAGCTCATCTACGAATCGAGCGAGTGGTTTCCCCGGATGTGGCTGGACCGCAGGGACAAACCTCTGCCGACTCGCTGGCTGGGTTGGCTGGCGGTGACGCGCTACGAATCAGCTGCCTGTCGCAGCGCCGACGCGGTAGTTGAGACCAATGCTACGCGCGCCGCGCGGTTTGCCCGGCGGGGCTGCACCCCGGTGCTGGTGCCGAACTACCCGCCGCTCGACCTGCTACCCGAACCCGCGCCGGACCGCGAGCCCTGGTTGGCGTGGACCGGGCTCGTCAGCCGGCCGCGGGGTTTCGACCGCCTGCTGCAGGCGCTGGTGCCGGTCGCCCGGCGGTTTCCGGCTGTCAGGCTGCGGGTAATCGGCGAGTTTGATCCCCGCGACGACATCCAGGCATGGGCTCGGCAGTTCACCTCCGCGCACGGCATCGAGGCCAACGTGGAGTACCTGGGATCTTTGTCCTACCAGGCGATGTTCGCGGCGCT
Proteins encoded:
- a CDS encoding glycosyltransferase family 4 protein, whose amino-acid sequence is MTTSHPVRYSRFFDREAVSLARAGYDVRIVGIGSRDEWQSEAGVKLVSVVRRTKRQLIADVSRAAEQESCDIYQCLDPWTLRTGFTLKRRRAGRKLIYESSEWFPRMWLDRRDKPLPTRWLGWLAVTRYESAACRSADAVVETNATRAARFARRGCTPVLVPNYPPLDLLPEPAPDREPWLAWTGLVSRPRGFDRLLQALVPVARRFPAVRLRVIGEFDPRDDIQAWARQFTSAHGIEANVEYLGSLSYQAMFAALRPCLAGLILFQPKRGNDFTGQPNKLFEFMGSGLAVIASEFPEIAPAVREANCGWLVDPRAPEEIAAALTSVLSDPEACRARGEAGRRAVVARYHWGIAERALLGLYARLAE